One Pseudonocardia sediminis DNA window includes the following coding sequences:
- a CDS encoding polyribonucleotide nucleotidyltransferase produces the protein MTDPIENDGVHESTAVIDNGSHGTRTVRFETGRFARQAAGSVVAYLDDETMLLSATTASKRPKDNLDFFPLTVDVEERMYAAGRIPGSFFRREGRPSTDAILTCRLIDRPLRPSFVDGLRNEIQVVVTVMSLDPKDPYDALAINAASGSTQLAGLPFSGPVGAARIALISDEDGSNSQWVAFPTYAQLERAAFDMVVAGRIVGDDVAIMMVEAESTEKTLQLVEDGATAPTEQVVAEGLEAAKPFIKSLCVAQQQLADAAAKPTGNYPVFPAYQPDALEAVTAAVSDELAQVLTIAGKQERENRTDEVKASVLEKLGAQFEGRESELGAAFKSLNKKLVRQRILRDQVRIDGRGVTDIRPLSAEVEVIPRAHGSALFERGETQILGVTTLNMLRMEQQVDSLGPETRKRYLHHYNFPPYSTGETGRVGSPKRREIGHGALAERALMPVLPTREEFPYAIRQVSEALGSNGSTSMGSVCASTMSLLNAGVPLKAPVAGIAMGLVSDEVDGKVTYVALTDILGAEDAFGDMDFKVAGTPEFVTALQLDTKLDGIPSEVLAAALSQAKDARMTILEVIGEAIDSPDEMSPFAPRVTAVQVPVDKIGEVIGPKGKMINSITEQTGADISIEDDGTIYVGAADGPSAEAAIGMINAIANPQLPKIGERFLGTVVKAAAFGAFVSLVPGKDGLVHISKLGSGKRIGKVEDVVKVGDKLRVEVTDIDNRGKISLIPVVDGETADNGSNGDGGETNGAVEPEAVEASNPS, from the coding sequence ATGACCGATCCGATCGAGAACGACGGCGTGCACGAGAGCACGGCCGTCATCGACAACGGGTCCCACGGGACCCGCACCGTCCGGTTCGAGACCGGGCGCTTCGCGCGCCAGGCCGCCGGATCCGTCGTCGCCTACCTGGACGACGAGACCATGCTGCTGTCCGCCACCACGGCGTCGAAGCGGCCGAAGGACAACCTCGACTTCTTCCCGCTGACGGTCGACGTCGAGGAGCGGATGTACGCCGCGGGTCGCATCCCCGGCTCGTTCTTCCGTCGCGAGGGCCGTCCGAGCACGGACGCGATCCTCACCTGCCGTCTGATCGACCGCCCGCTGCGCCCGTCGTTCGTCGACGGTCTGCGCAACGAGATCCAGGTCGTCGTGACGGTCATGTCGCTGGACCCGAAGGACCCCTACGACGCGCTGGCGATCAACGCCGCGTCGGGTTCCACCCAGCTCGCCGGCCTGCCGTTCTCCGGCCCGGTCGGTGCCGCCCGCATCGCTCTGATCAGCGACGAGGACGGCTCGAACAGCCAGTGGGTCGCGTTCCCGACCTACGCCCAGCTCGAGCGCGCCGCGTTCGACATGGTCGTGGCCGGTCGCATCGTCGGTGACGACGTCGCGATCATGATGGTCGAGGCCGAGTCCACCGAGAAGACGCTGCAGCTCGTCGAGGACGGCGCCACCGCCCCGACCGAGCAGGTCGTCGCGGAGGGCCTCGAGGCCGCCAAGCCGTTCATCAAGAGCCTGTGCGTGGCCCAGCAGCAGCTGGCCGACGCGGCCGCCAAGCCGACCGGCAACTACCCGGTGTTCCCGGCCTACCAGCCGGACGCGCTGGAGGCCGTCACCGCGGCGGTGTCCGACGAGCTGGCCCAGGTGCTGACCATCGCCGGCAAGCAGGAGCGCGAGAACCGGACCGACGAGGTCAAGGCGAGCGTCCTGGAGAAGCTGGGTGCGCAGTTCGAGGGCCGTGAGTCCGAGCTGGGTGCGGCGTTCAAGTCGTTGAACAAGAAGCTGGTCCGCCAGCGGATCCTGCGCGACCAGGTCCGGATCGACGGCCGTGGCGTCACCGACATCCGGCCGCTCTCGGCCGAGGTCGAGGTCATCCCGCGGGCGCACGGCTCGGCCCTGTTCGAGCGCGGCGAGACCCAGATCCTGGGCGTCACCACTCTGAACATGCTCCGCATGGAGCAGCAGGTCGACTCGCTGGGGCCGGAGACGCGCAAGCGCTACCTGCACCACTACAACTTCCCGCCGTACTCGACCGGTGAGACCGGCCGGGTGGGCTCGCCCAAGCGCCGCGAGATCGGCCACGGCGCGCTGGCGGAGCGGGCACTCATGCCTGTCCTGCCCACGCGCGAGGAGTTCCCCTACGCGATCCGCCAGGTCTCCGAGGCGCTCGGGTCCAACGGCTCGACGTCGATGGGTTCGGTCTGTGCCTCGACGATGTCGCTGCTCAACGCCGGTGTCCCGCTCAAGGCGCCGGTCGCGGGCATCGCGATGGGCCTGGTCTCCGACGAGGTCGACGGCAAGGTCACCTACGTGGCCCTGACCGACATCCTCGGAGCCGAGGACGCCTTCGGCGACATGGACTTCAAGGTCGCCGGCACGCCGGAGTTCGTCACGGCGCTGCAGCTCGACACCAAGCTCGACGGGATCCCGTCCGAGGTCCTGGCCGCGGCGCTGAGCCAGGCCAAGGACGCCCGGATGACGATCCTCGAGGTCATCGGCGAGGCGATCGACTCGCCCGACGAGATGAGCCCCTTCGCCCCGCGGGTCACCGCGGTGCAGGTGCCCGTCGACAAGATCGGCGAGGTGATCGGGCCGAAGGGCAAGATGATCAACTCGATCACCGAGCAGACCGGCGCGGACATCTCGATCGAGGACGACGGCACGATCTACGTCGGTGCCGCCGACGGCCCGTCCGCGGAGGCGGCGATCGGCATGATCAACGCCATCGCCAACCCGCAGCTGCCGAAGATCGGCGAGCGGTTCCTGGGCACGGTGGTCAAGGCCGCCGCGTTCGGTGCCTTCGTCTCGCTGGTCCCCGGCAAGGACGGCCTCGTCCACATCTCGAAGCTGGGCAGCGGCAAGCGCATCGGCAAGGTCGAGGATGTCGTCAAGGTCGGCGACAAGCTCCGCGTCGAGGTCACCGACATCGACAACCGGGGCAAGATCAGCCTGATCCCGGTCGTCGACGGCGAGACCGCGGACAACGGCAGCAACGGCGACGGCGGCGAGACCAACGGTGCGGTCGAGCCGGAGGCCGTCGAGGCGTCCAACCCGAGCTGA
- a CDS encoding M16 family metallopeptidase produces MPGPGSPGVGGARAGGPGDADAVRRSDLPGGARLVTETVPWVRSVALGIWIGIGSVDETGDQAGAAHYLEHLLFKGTGRRTAAGIAEEMDAVGGELNAFTAKEHTCYYAHVLDDDVALAIDVLADVVTEAELAHTDVELERGVVLEEISMRDDDPEDLLGELFDETLFGEHALGRPVIGSEDSIRGMSRDTLHEFWRGEYTTPRMVVAAAGNLDHDRVADLVSQALVGASERSRGLTAEPPRTGGGPRPVRSSALALHPDESEQAHLMLGVPGPSRHTPGRAALAVLNTALGGGLSSRLFQQVREQRGLAYQVYSSQVRYADAGSLAVYAGCAPERLGEVVAVVRDVLAGVASDGLTEAEVLRAQGALRGGLVLGLEDTASRMNRLGRSELDHGRQRSLSESLARIEAVTPSEVADLAAELLTQPLTAAVVGPYDEIDDLPAALRDLA; encoded by the coding sequence CTGCCCGGGCCCGGTTCGCCCGGTGTCGGCGGCGCACGTGCCGGCGGTCCGGGTGACGCCGACGCGGTCCGCCGCAGCGACCTGCCCGGCGGCGCCCGGCTGGTCACCGAGACCGTGCCGTGGGTGCGCTCGGTGGCGCTCGGCATCTGGATCGGCATCGGCTCGGTCGACGAGACCGGAGACCAGGCCGGGGCCGCCCACTACCTGGAGCACCTGCTGTTCAAGGGCACCGGGCGGCGCACCGCGGCCGGGATCGCCGAGGAGATGGACGCGGTCGGCGGCGAGCTGAACGCGTTCACCGCGAAGGAACACACCTGCTACTACGCCCACGTCCTCGACGACGACGTGGCGCTGGCGATCGACGTCCTCGCCGACGTCGTCACCGAGGCCGAGCTCGCGCACACCGACGTCGAGCTCGAGCGCGGCGTCGTGCTCGAGGAGATCTCGATGCGCGACGACGACCCGGAGGACCTGCTCGGCGAGCTGTTCGACGAGACGCTGTTCGGCGAGCACGCGCTGGGCCGTCCGGTGATCGGGTCCGAGGACTCGATCCGGGGGATGAGCCGCGACACCCTGCACGAGTTCTGGCGCGGCGAGTACACGACGCCGCGGATGGTCGTCGCCGCGGCCGGGAACCTCGACCACGACCGCGTCGCCGACCTGGTGTCGCAGGCCCTGGTCGGGGCGTCCGAGCGCAGCCGCGGGCTGACCGCCGAGCCGCCGCGCACCGGCGGGGGACCGCGCCCGGTCCGGTCGAGCGCGCTGGCCCTGCACCCCGACGAGTCCGAGCAGGCGCACCTGATGCTCGGTGTCCCCGGCCCGAGCCGGCACACGCCCGGCCGCGCGGCCCTCGCCGTCCTCAACACCGCACTCGGCGGCGGGCTGAGCTCGCGGCTGTTCCAGCAGGTCCGCGAGCAGCGCGGGCTGGCCTACCAGGTCTACTCGTCGCAGGTCCGCTACGCCGACGCCGGCAGCCTCGCGGTCTACGCGGGGTGCGCGCCGGAGCGACTCGGGGAGGTCGTCGCCGTCGTGCGCGACGTGCTCGCCGGCGTCGCCTCCGACGGGCTCACCGAGGCCGAGGTGCTCCGCGCTCAGGGGGCCCTGCGTGGCGGGCTGGTGCTCGGGCTGGAGGACACGGCGTCGCGGATGAACCGCCTCGGGCGCTCCGAGCTCGACCACGGCCGTCAGCGGAGCCTGTCCGAGAGCCTCGCGCGGATCGAGGCCGTGACACCGTCCGAGGTCGCGGACCTGGCCGCGGAGCTGCTCACCCAGCCCCTGACGGCCGCGGTCGTCGGCCCCTACGACGAGATCGACGACCTCCCCGCCGCCCTGCGCGACCTGGCCTGA
- a CDS encoding PaaI family thioesterase translates to MSAGPDIRQRTHEWSDPAATAAAALHTDGLTFVRAMASGEVPSPPIATLLGMSVSEVEPGRVVFTLDPAEFHFNPIGSVHGGVYATLLDSALGCAVHTTLPMGARYTSLDLSVKFLRALRADSGTVRAEGTVVHAGSRTALAEARLLDGDDRLCATATSSCLIIRPDA, encoded by the coding sequence ATGAGCGCCGGACCCGACATCCGCCAGCGGACCCACGAGTGGAGCGACCCCGCCGCGACGGCCGCGGCCGCACTGCACACCGACGGGCTGACGTTCGTCCGCGCGATGGCCTCGGGCGAGGTGCCGTCGCCCCCGATCGCGACGCTGCTCGGCATGTCGGTGTCCGAGGTCGAGCCGGGCCGGGTCGTGTTCACCCTCGATCCGGCCGAGTTCCACTTCAACCCGATCGGGTCGGTGCACGGCGGGGTCTACGCGACGCTGCTCGACTCCGCCCTCGGCTGCGCCGTGCACACAACGCTGCCGATGGGCGCCCGCTACACCAGCCTCGACCTGTCGGTGAAGTTCCTGCGCGCGCTGCGGGCCGACTCCGGCACGGTCCGCGCCGAGGGCACGGTGGTGCACGCCGGGTCGCGCACCGCGCTGGCCGAGGCGCGCCTGCTCGACGGCGACGACCGCCTCTGCGCCACCGCCACCAGCTCCTGCCTGATCATCCGCCCGGACGCCTGA
- a CDS encoding nitroreductase family deazaflavin-dependent oxidoreductase, whose product MNASMVERILAAPATPIEEGGYALRVVRTVGRRSGERRATPLGAVRRDGYLYLVSPQAGRDWVRNLHADPWCAVEAGGERAEYRALVPEPGAASAAVATYLRSVQAPWALKAFPVPADASEARIAEHLETMAVLRLDPS is encoded by the coding sequence ATGAACGCGTCCATGGTCGAGCGCATCCTCGCCGCTCCCGCGACGCCGATCGAGGAGGGCGGGTACGCCCTGCGCGTGGTCCGCACCGTCGGGCGGCGCAGCGGCGAGCGCCGGGCCACCCCGCTGGGCGCCGTCCGCCGGGACGGGTACCTCTACCTGGTCTCCCCGCAGGCCGGTCGGGACTGGGTGCGCAACCTGCACGCCGACCCGTGGTGCGCGGTCGAGGCCGGCGGCGAGCGCGCCGAGTACCGCGCGCTGGTCCCCGAGCCGGGTGCCGCGTCGGCCGCGGTGGCGACCTACCTGCGCTCGGTCCAGGCGCCGTGGGCGCTGAAGGCGTTCCCGGTGCCGGCGGATGCGAGCGAGGCACGGATCGCCGAGCACCTCGAGACGATGGCGGTCCTGCGCCTCGACCCGAGCTGA
- a CDS encoding DUF4097 family beta strand repeat-containing protein has protein sequence MSDTTDVPGDSGPDGNDGTDPGTGPAGQDDRTRAEDTMNGDQDRTEHWTCAGPAELEVAIGAGRVRIELSDTAGEVRVEVRADPSAEGPLAGGLGGLLRWIGSSVSASGNVTGGGTPGSGGFPGGFPGAGGFPSMGGWPGQGGGGDPTAGAAPWEAAGATAAEAVQATEITWSEPGRRLVVRGPEDPRLATVPLAVTVTAPSRSRLASRTGVADVDVRGRASWAAVRTGAGSARLEEVDGDADVTTGNGGIDLGPVTGQARLRTGSGRVDVAALGGSSQVKTGSGDIRVGEVAGDLTVKSGSGDLVLADVVSGDLTLSTGSGNVRIGVHSGVTAELDLSTGSGRARSELDVGSSAPAGPAPVRLSGRTGSGDVLVTRSAPVPA, from the coding sequence ATGAGCGACACGACCGACGTCCCCGGTGACTCCGGCCCGGACGGGAACGACGGCACGGACCCCGGAACGGGGCCCGCCGGACAGGACGACCGCACGCGAGCGGAGGACACCATGAACGGTGACCAGGACCGTACCGAGCACTGGACCTGCGCCGGGCCCGCGGAGCTGGAGGTCGCGATCGGCGCCGGACGGGTGCGGATCGAGCTCTCCGACACCGCGGGCGAGGTGCGCGTCGAGGTGCGGGCCGACCCGTCGGCCGAGGGCCCGCTCGCCGGCGGGCTGGGCGGGTTGCTGCGCTGGATCGGCAGCTCGGTGTCCGCGTCCGGGAACGTGACCGGAGGCGGGACCCCCGGCTCCGGGGGCTTCCCCGGCGGCTTCCCGGGTGCGGGCGGCTTCCCTAGCATGGGCGGCTGGCCCGGTCAGGGCGGAGGCGGCGACCCGACGGCCGGTGCGGCGCCGTGGGAGGCCGCGGGAGCCACCGCGGCCGAGGCCGTGCAGGCCACCGAGATCACCTGGTCGGAACCGGGGCGCAGGCTGGTCGTGCGCGGTCCGGAGGACCCGCGCCTGGCCACCGTGCCACTCGCCGTCACCGTGACGGCGCCGTCGCGCTCGCGGCTGGCGTCGCGGACCGGCGTCGCCGACGTCGACGTGCGGGGGCGCGCCAGCTGGGCCGCGGTCCGGACGGGGGCCGGGTCGGCCCGGCTGGAGGAGGTCGACGGCGACGCCGACGTGACCACCGGCAACGGCGGCATCGACCTCGGCCCGGTCACCGGGCAGGCGCGGCTGCGGACCGGGTCGGGCCGCGTCGACGTCGCCGCGCTCGGCGGGTCCTCGCAGGTCAAGACGGGAAGCGGCGACATCCGCGTCGGCGAGGTGGCCGGAGATCTGACGGTGAAGAGCGGCTCCGGTGACCTCGTGCTGGCCGACGTCGTGTCCGGCGACCTGACGCTGAGCACCGGGTCCGGCAACGTCCGGATCGGCGTGCACTCCGGCGTGACGGCCGAGCTCGACCTGAGCACCGGGTCGGGTCGGGCACGCAGCGAGCTCGACGTCGGCTCGTCCGCCCCGGCGGGGCCGGCCCCGGTGAGGCTCAGCGGGCGGACCGGGAGCGGCGACGTGCTCGTCACCCGCTCGGCGCCGGTCCCGGCCTGA
- a CDS encoding DUF456 domain-containing protein has protein sequence MVLTLLSGVMIAVGLAGIVLPVLPGPILIVGGVAVWAVPRGDEVGWWVLGIAVLVTVAGQVAKYLLPGRRLKASGVPTRTLLAGLVLGVVGFFVIPVVGLFLGFVLGVWLAELVRLPDAATAWRSAREALTAVGWSILIELAAGLVATAVWIGGLVLG, from the coding sequence GTGGTGCTGACCCTTTTGTCCGGTGTGATGATCGCCGTCGGGCTGGCCGGGATCGTTCTCCCGGTGCTGCCCGGTCCGATCCTGATCGTCGGCGGCGTGGCCGTGTGGGCGGTCCCGCGCGGCGACGAGGTCGGCTGGTGGGTGCTCGGGATCGCGGTGCTCGTGACCGTCGCCGGGCAGGTGGCGAAGTACCTGCTCCCGGGCCGTCGGCTCAAGGCGTCCGGCGTGCCGACGCGCACGTTGCTGGCCGGGCTGGTGCTGGGCGTCGTCGGGTTCTTCGTCATCCCGGTCGTGGGGCTGTTCCTCGGCTTCGTGCTCGGGGTGTGGCTCGCCGAGCTGGTGCGCCTGCCCGACGCGGCCACGGCCTGGCGCTCGGCGCGCGAGGCCCTCACCGCCGTCGGCTGGAGCATCCTGATCGAGCTCGCCGCCGGGCTGGTCGCCACGGCGGTGTGGATCGGCGGCCTCGTCCTGGGATGA
- a CDS encoding toxin-antitoxin system HicB family antitoxin has translation MDVTPYVAQLREDLAAAAAAGDEQTRRTAALLGSAIEPAARLAIMNALSEMAAEVTASLGDRTVELRLDGRDVRVSVDGHRSETTDHTASPESGPAPGSPFGSGFGPGGGFGPGGGFGPGGPFGGDAGDISRVTLRIVEQIKSQAEQAAQSQGVSLNTWVSQAVQGALSGAAARHGRPGGPPDDQDGRRLRGWVQG, from the coding sequence ATGGATGTCACCCCGTACGTCGCGCAACTGCGCGAGGACCTCGCCGCCGCGGCCGCGGCCGGGGACGAGCAGACCCGCCGGACCGCGGCGCTGCTCGGCTCGGCCATCGAGCCCGCCGCCCGGCTCGCGATCATGAACGCCCTCTCCGAGATGGCCGCCGAGGTCACCGCCTCGCTCGGCGACCGCACCGTGGAGCTGCGCCTCGACGGCCGGGACGTGCGCGTCTCGGTCGACGGCCACCGCTCCGAGACCACCGACCACACCGCGTCCCCGGAGTCCGGGCCGGCGCCCGGATCCCCCTTCGGCTCGGGCTTCGGGCCGGGCGGGGGCTTCGGGCCGGGCGGGGGCTTCGGGCCGGGCGGGCCGTTCGGCGGCGACGCCGGCGACATCAGCCGGGTCACGTTGCGGATCGTCGAGCAGATCAAGTCGCAGGCCGAGCAGGCCGCGCAGTCCCAGGGCGTCTCGCTGAACACCTGGGTGTCCCAAGCCGTGCAGGGCGCCCTGTCCGGCGCGGCGGCGCGGCACGGACGACCCGGCGGACCGCCGGACGACCAGGACGGCCGCCGGCTGCGGGGATGGGTGCAGGGATGA
- a CDS encoding GNAT family N-acetyltransferase, which produces MAIATVRPAVDDDVDDIVRIQAQTWRAAYAGIIPDAALDGLSSDDARAAWTDAVHAGEGYHVLVAVEGEHTVGFCAAAFYAGTQGASIAEVSTLLVEPRWGRRGHGGRLLATAAAALRGHDAEQGRAWVPERDEASRRFYARAGWEADGAVRTLDTGDGVVREVRFVGTLALELAD; this is translated from the coding sequence ATGGCCATCGCGACCGTCCGCCCCGCCGTCGACGACGACGTCGACGACATCGTGCGCATCCAGGCCCAGACCTGGCGCGCCGCCTACGCCGGGATCATCCCGGACGCCGCACTGGACGGCCTGAGCAGCGACGACGCCCGCGCGGCCTGGACCGACGCGGTGCACGCCGGCGAGGGGTACCACGTGCTCGTCGCCGTCGAGGGCGAGCACACGGTCGGGTTCTGCGCCGCCGCGTTCTACGCCGGGACGCAGGGAGCCTCGATCGCCGAGGTCAGCACCCTGCTGGTCGAGCCGCGCTGGGGCCGCCGCGGGCACGGCGGACGGCTGCTGGCCACCGCCGCGGCCGCCCTGCGCGGGCACGACGCCGAGCAGGGCCGGGCCTGGGTGCCCGAGCGCGACGAGGCGTCGCGCCGCTTCTACGCCCGCGCCGGCTGGGAGGCCGACGGCGCCGTCCGCACCCTCGACACCGGCGACGGCGTCGTGCGCGAGGTCCGGTTCGTCGGCACCCTCGCCCTCGAGCTCGCCGACTGA
- the dapB gene encoding 4-hydroxy-tetrahydrodipicolinate reductase has protein sequence MRVSGSIRVAVLGAKGRMGGEVCRAVREASDTELVAELDDGDALSGLDGADVVVDFTHPGVVLDNVRYCVDHGIAAVVGTSGFDAERFGTVRGWLQEKGSGSVLVAPNFGVGAVLSMHFAAQAARFFDSAEVVELHHAGKVDAPSGTAARTASLIAAARQDAGLGDVPDATTVDPDGARGASVDGVHVHSVRMPGLVAHQEVILGSADGEILTIRHDSMNRSSFMPGVLLAVRAVRERPGLTIGLEPLLGLA, from the coding sequence GTGCGGGTGAGCGGGTCGATCCGGGTGGCGGTGCTGGGTGCGAAGGGCCGGATGGGCGGCGAGGTCTGCCGTGCGGTGCGCGAGGCGTCCGACACCGAGCTGGTCGCGGAGCTCGACGACGGGGACGCCCTGTCGGGCCTGGACGGCGCGGACGTCGTCGTCGACTTCACCCACCCCGGCGTGGTGCTCGACAACGTCCGGTACTGCGTCGACCACGGCATCGCGGCCGTCGTCGGGACCAGCGGCTTCGACGCCGAGCGCTTCGGCACCGTGCGCGGGTGGCTGCAGGAGAAGGGCTCGGGCTCGGTGCTGGTGGCGCCGAACTTCGGCGTCGGGGCGGTGCTGTCGATGCACTTCGCGGCGCAGGCGGCGCGCTTCTTCGACTCGGCCGAGGTCGTCGAGCTCCACCACGCCGGCAAGGTCGACGCGCCCTCGGGTACCGCGGCACGCACCGCCTCGCTGATCGCGGCGGCGCGCCAGGACGCCGGGCTCGGCGACGTCCCGGACGCGACGACCGTCGACCCCGACGGCGCGCGGGGCGCGAGCGTCGACGGCGTCCACGTGCACTCGGTGCGGATGCCCGGCCTGGTCGCCCACCAGGAGGTGATCCTGGGCAGCGCGGACGGCGAGATCCTCACCATCCGGCACGACTCGATGAACCGCTCGTCGTTCATGCCCGGGGTGCTGCTCGCGGTCCGCGCGGTACGGGAGCGCCCGGGCCTGACGATCGGCCTGGAGCCGTTGCTCGGCCTGGCCTGA
- a CDS encoding 2'-5' RNA ligase family protein, with amino-acid sequence MRLFTALWPSPEVVAALSADVAALGLDDDPAWRPGPTARWHVTLAFHGEDEPGRRARELEEWAAGAPAPTLRVAGTGEFPGVFWAGVEPAGPADADALAALVTLAGGTPERFVPHLTLARAARRRGRRIDDAPAPRADLPAGPWWTPSEVLLVSSLGTRSGLVYEPVHRVALGGT; translated from the coding sequence GTGAGGCTGTTCACCGCGCTCTGGCCGTCGCCGGAGGTCGTCGCGGCGCTGAGTGCCGACGTCGCCGCGCTCGGCCTCGACGACGACCCCGCATGGCGGCCCGGCCCCACCGCCCGGTGGCACGTGACGCTGGCCTTCCACGGCGAGGACGAGCCCGGCCGCCGGGCACGGGAGCTCGAGGAGTGGGCCGCCGGGGCGCCCGCACCGACACTGCGGGTCGCCGGGACCGGCGAGTTCCCCGGCGTGTTCTGGGCCGGTGTCGAGCCCGCGGGCCCCGCCGACGCCGACGCGCTGGCCGCCCTCGTCACCCTCGCCGGCGGGACACCGGAACGCTTCGTCCCGCACCTGACGCTGGCCCGGGCGGCCCGGCGCCGCGGACGTCGGATCGACGACGCGCCGGCCCCGCGGGCGGACCTGCCGGCCGGGCCGTGGTGGACGCCGTCGGAGGTGCTGCTGGTGTCGAGTCTCGGGACCCGGTCCGGGCTGGTCTACGAGCCGGTGCACCGGGTGGCGCTGGGCGGCACCTGA
- a CDS encoding winged helix-turn-helix domain-containing protein, which yields MRTISADVARRTALAAQGMADPRPSGPVTRRHLQRVLGRVRLLQLDSVNVAVRAHYMPIFSRIGAYPPALLDDAAWSPTAKRPRLLVETWAHEASLVPVEDWPLLGHRVLPQRWWRHYAPLLERHPSLAGDIRDVVAERGPIGAGAIEKALEHPTARPRPAGASWWERSEVKRVCEYLFATGGLMVGGRRHFERLYDLPERVLPADVLAVPEPDPADAARELVRRSASALGVGTGTDLRDYYRLGPERTREAIAELVDAGELEQVAVRGWAKPAYRDPGARTPREVVGGALLCPFDPLVWERERTERIFGFRYRIEIYTPEHKREYGYYVFPFLLDGRLAGRVDLKADRASGALRVPGAFTEPGHDGSRVASGLAVALREMAGWLELDDVVVGERGDLAGPLRRALGV from the coding sequence GTGCGAACGATCTCGGCGGACGTGGCCCGGCGGACGGCGCTGGCGGCCCAGGGGATGGCCGACCCGCGACCGTCCGGACCGGTCACCCGGCGGCACCTGCAGCGGGTGCTCGGCCGGGTCCGGCTGCTGCAGCTGGACTCGGTGAACGTCGCCGTCCGGGCGCACTACATGCCGATCTTCAGCCGGATCGGGGCCTACCCGCCCGCCCTGCTCGACGACGCGGCGTGGTCACCGACGGCGAAGCGGCCGCGGCTGCTGGTGGAGACGTGGGCGCACGAGGCGAGCCTGGTCCCGGTCGAGGACTGGCCGCTGCTCGGGCACCGGGTGCTGCCGCAGCGCTGGTGGCGCCACTACGCGCCGTTGCTGGAACGGCATCCGTCGCTGGCCGGCGACATCCGTGACGTCGTGGCCGAGCGCGGCCCGATCGGTGCGGGGGCGATCGAGAAGGCCCTGGAACATCCGACGGCGCGCCCGCGCCCGGCCGGGGCGAGCTGGTGGGAACGCTCGGAGGTCAAGCGGGTCTGCGAGTACCTGTTCGCGACCGGCGGGCTGATGGTCGGCGGGCGGCGGCACTTCGAGCGGCTCTACGACCTGCCCGAGCGGGTGCTGCCGGCCGACGTGCTGGCCGTCCCCGAACCGGACCCGGCCGACGCGGCACGCGAGCTGGTGCGGCGCTCGGCGTCGGCGCTGGGGGTGGGAACCGGGACCGACCTGCGCGACTACTACCGCCTCGGCCCGGAACGCACCCGGGAGGCGATCGCGGAGCTGGTCGACGCCGGCGAGCTGGAGCAGGTCGCGGTCCGTGGCTGGGCGAAGCCGGCCTACCGGGACCCGGGCGCCCGCACGCCGCGGGAGGTCGTCGGTGGGGCGCTGCTGTGTCCGTTCGACCCGCTGGTGTGGGAGCGCGAGCGCACCGAGCGGATCTTCGGTTTCCGCTACCGGATCGAGATCTACACCCCGGAGCACAAGCGCGAGTACGGCTACTACGTGTTCCCGTTCCTGCTCGACGGCCGGCTGGCCGGGCGGGTGGACCTCAAGGCGGACCGGGCCTCCGGTGCGCTACGGGTCCCCGGCGCGTTCACCGAGCCGGGCCACGACGGGTCCCGCGTCGCGTCCGGGCTGGCCGTGGCATTGCGGGAGATGGCCGGATGGCTGGAGCTCGACGACGTCGTCGTGGGGGAGCGGGGTGACCTGGCCGGGCCGTTGCGGCGCGCGCTGGGCGTCTGA
- the rpsO gene encoding 30S ribosomal protein S15: MALTTEQKKTTVDTYGVHPGDTGSPEAQIALLTQRIIGLTEHLKEHKHDHHSRRGLLLLVGRRRRLLKYLRSVDVARYRSLIERLGLRR, encoded by the coding sequence GTGGCACTGACCACCGAACAGAAGAAGACGACGGTGGACACCTACGGTGTGCACCCCGGGGACACCGGCTCCCCCGAGGCCCAGATCGCGCTGCTCACGCAGCGGATCATCGGCCTGACCGAGCACCTCAAGGAGCACAAGCACGACCACCACTCGCGGCGCGGACTGCTGCTGCTGGTGGGGCGCCGTCGCCGGCTCCTCAAGTACCTGCGTTCGGTCGACGTCGCGCGCTACCGCTCGCTGATCGAGCGGCTCGGCCTGCGTCGCTGA